The following is a genomic window from Litorimonas taeanensis.
TGAATGTTTTACCGAAAAAAACAGCCGATGAGATGTTAATTTCTTCATGCCAAGAGAAGGCTGACCTCCCAACATTGACAGATAAAGCAAAATCCAAGGCTATGTCTGTAGGCATTATTTCTACGGCAAGGCTTACTCATGCGACGCCGGCCTCTATGTATGGTCATTCAGTTAGCCGCGACTGGGAAGCTGAGAAAGATATTACGGACGATATCGGCACCCTTGGTTGTAAATCGCTTTCCCAGCAATTGGTCGAGAGCCAAGTTGATTTGGCACTTGGCGGCGGATCGAAAGAATTTACGGACGAACAACTCTCTCAGTGGCCGGGTAAAGTCGTCACCACAGCCGCGGACATGCAGAAGTCTGGCGATGAAAAGCTACTTGGCCTCTTTAATCGTAGTCATATGTCATTTGAGGCGGACCGCGCAGATACTGAGGAGCCTTCGCTTTCTGATATGACGGCCTTTGCTATTGAACGGCTTTCCAACAATGAAGACGGTTACGTCCTTATGGTTGAAGCCGGGCGTATTGACCACGCCCATCACGGCACAAATGCTTTCCGCGCTTTGAAAGATACGCAAGCTCTGAACGAAGCGGTGAAAACGGCCTTGGCCAAAACAGGTGATGACACATTGATAGTAGTCACCGCCGATCACAGCCATGTCTTTACCATGGCCGGATATCCGACGCGCGGCAATCCTATTTTGGGCCTTGTGAAAACCACAGACCGTAAAACGGGCGAGCCAAGTGCAGATTACGTCATGGCCGAGGATGGCAAGCCTTATACAACGCTTGGCTATCATAATGGGCCAAACCAGAGAACGGATGATAGCCCTGCCCTGACGGATAATATGGTGCAGTCGCCAGATTTCCATCAGCAAACCTCTATTCCTTTGGGCTCTGAAACCCATGGCGGTGAAGATGTACCTCTTTATGCGACAGGCCCTGGCGCTGAGTATTTCAGAGGTGTGATGGAGCAAGACGAGATTGGACAAATCCTCGGAGATATCATCGCAAACCAAAAATAACTCTCACTTTTCAAGCCTCATATTTTAAGGGGTATATATAATGTAAGCCTCGCCTCTAAAGGGCGGGGCTTTTCCATTTAGGGCGCGCCTATTGGCGAGTCAGAACAAACCCACTCCGCGTCATTCCGAAAGAGCAAAGCGGGCATCTTCGACCCCCTCTAAAACCATATCGGCCATTAACGCGCCAGAGCCTGCGCAAAGAGTCCAGCCCATATGACCATGCCCCGTATTCACCCAGAGATTCGATCTTGAGAGCGGCCCAATATAAGGCCGGCCAACGGGGCTGAGAGGGCGAAGGCCAGACCACACCTCGCGGGCGGGCGCGAGGCGGCGCATAATATCAGGCACCAAATGATACCAACGCTTTAATAAAGGGTGCGCGCTTTGCTCTCCAAGCGTGCCTGAAAACCGCAATGTCTCCCCTAATACGGTCAGGGCAGAATGTGTTTGCGCGTCCATAATCGGGGCCTGCGGTAGAACCATATCAGGTTTGTCAAAATTGACGGCAAAGCCGCGCTTATTCACAAGGGGCAAAACGATGTCCAATTGCGACAACACCTCACCACTCTGTGGCCCCGCACAAATGATGATATGATCCGCATGAAAAATATGCCCGCGCAGTTGCGCCGTGACGGCTTCACCGCCTGATGGGCTTCGGCCCATGCGCAGACGTAAATCTCCGGCATCATATATAAAGACGGCCCCATTTTCTGCCAGACGCGCGGCGAGCGCCTGCCCATAAGTGAAAGCATTCGCGCCGAAATCATCAGGAAAGTGCAACGCCAAATAGCCGAGCGTTTTCTCATGATCAGACATCAGCGCCGTCTGCACGCCCAAAGCTTCGTATTTTTCTTTGGCCGCATAGGCGGGCTCGCTTTGTTCAAAAATTTGATAACAGCTTCCCGATTGAGACAAGACGTCTTGAGACAGGGCATCGGTTTTAGATAAATCTTGAATATTTTGCCGCAACAAATCTTGTGACATACGCGCCAAATCAAAAACGGCTTTTGAAGCGCGCTCAAAATCTGGATCGTCCGGCACAGAGGAAAGCGCCGCACCCCAAGGCCGCGCCTGACTGGGATGTACCATACCAGAGTTTGAATAGCTTGTGCCGCGCATAGGCTTTGGGCGGGCTTCAGTAATCGTCACCTTTGCGCCGCGCCGCTGCAAAGCATCGGCCGTCGAAAGACCTATCAATCCCGCCCCTATGATCAATATATGCGGGGCATTATTTTGCGGCTTCGTCACCATGCCGCGCGGTATAGCCAAACCCCAGAAAAGGGAAAGCCTAAACATCTGCACAGCCGCCTGTAGGTTCAGTATGTTTTGACTATGCCCTGCAAAGCGTTGGTAAGCGTACCGTTCTACATAATTCATGCACTCATGGTTCATGCACGCATGGTTCATGACCCCATGCGCGCTCTGCCGCTCGCCATCGGGGGCCGAGCCAATGAGGGAAATCCAATAAAGAGGACATGCCCGCGTGGAGGTCTCTGCGATGGAGACCAAAATGTGTTTTGTTTTACGCAGCCTTCACCACGCGGCAGCAGTTTTTGATGAAGCGGCCGTGGTATCGACCCCACAGTACGTCACCTGCGAATTAGTTGTTTAGAAATCTAAACAACGACCTAGGCAACGGTGGTAATGCACACGCTCCAAAAGACCCGGCACAGTCGCCCTGTCAAAAGCGATGCTCAATCCCGCTGTCTCATACTCCAGAAGGTGACGTCTTCCTGTCCATGAGCAAAAGAACAAGTTTGAAACTAAGAGGAAATAGAGAAAGGGGGATAGGATTATTAAAAAGGGCGGCGATATTGGGAAAATGGGCACGTTAAACGCGGAACCATTTTAACAGCCTATAATAGGATTTAAACGTCACAATAGCACAAAGCCAAACTTCACCATATAGAGGCCCGCTTTATCGGCGGAGTTGTATTTTGCCCGAGACCTTCTTGTCTTTCTCAGGCGTCCAGCCATGTGCGTTCTTTACGCGTTCCCGTCTTTCAAAATCGGTCTCATATATCTCTTCTTTAAAGAAGACCAAATAGCCCCAAGCGATAAAGCGCCCCATGAAAAAGAATGCCGGCAAGAGGAAGAATGACAGCCTTAACAAGAACGGCAATTGCATAAAACCAATGAAATAAATCTCAAAGGGATTGACGCTACCAATAAAGCCACTGGCCGAGGCCCCGACCAGTATGACAGAGCGCATCACCAACCCGCCAACCATCAAAGTCGAAACAAGGGCGGAGAGAAACGCCTTGGTGTGATAAGCACTCAAAACGCCTAGCGCCGTCCCGATCAAAAATGCATAAAAAAGATAAATCATAAACTGCCTTAGGGCTGTGACTTATCGCATATTCGTTAAAATAACTTTGAAACGGGCCTTAGGGTTTTGCGCTTAACCTGGTTAGCTCTTTTTCAAAAACGCCGCGACGAGAACAATACGCTGACCATTCACGCGCCCCTCTATGTGCTCTGGATTATCAGTCAGCGAAATCCCGCGAACGGCGGTGCCGCGTTTGGCGGTAAAGCCTGCGCCTTTGACAGGCAAATCTTTGATAAGGGTGACGTTATCACCCGCCTGTAAAATCGTTCCATTACTGTCGCGGGTCGGAGTGGTGTTCATCACGGGAACGCCCGCTTCGGCCCATATTTTTACATCCTCTTCAATATAAAGCATATCGAGCGCGTCTTGAGCCCATGTTTCGCCCGACAATTGCCGTAACAGCCGATAAGCCGTGACCTGTACAGCGAGGTCTTCGCTCCACATAGATGTGGTGAGGCATTGCCAGTAATCAGAATGTTCTATCGGCATGACGCGATGGGCGTCGCACGTCTCGCACAGGATGATCTCCATCGGCGAAGGCGCCTCGGAAAGCGTATGGGCAATCGTGGCGGGGGCCGCGTCACATAGAGGGCATGGGCTCATATGAGGCTTTCTATTATTATAACCGCTTCATTACGGAGCGAGAGAGGCCTTAAGCGTTAAGCCTTGCGCCATGTTGTTGTGCCGTCGGGATTGTCTTCGAGGACAATACCCAGCGCTTTGGCCTCGTCGCGGGCGGCATCTGCGGCGGCCCAATCTTTGGCCTTGCGCGCCTCGGCGCGGCGGTTGGCAATGGCGTTAAAATCAGCTTCCTCATCAGCAGAGGCTCCGCCCTTGAACCAATCCTCTGGGTCTTTTTGTAGCAGGCCGAGGAGGTTGGCTCTCACAAGGAATGTTTCAGCATCTTCTGCAGCCGAAGTTTGACTGAACTCATTAAGGGGAGGCGCAGAAAAGTAATAAGTTAACTCTTTATCTTCATTAAGCATTTGATAAAAAACTTGTACTGTATCCAAGTCGTCATACATAGACGAGTTCCTATTTTTCCTCCGTATAGCTAATAGTCTTTTATTGGAATAATGCAGGCCTCTTCTTTCACTTTCAGGTAAAGCTGCAATTTCTCTTATCTTTAGCAAGTTGCGATACCATCGATCCAAATTTGCCTTACTCTCCTTGAGTAAATCCTCTGACCACTGCAATTCACTGCGGTAATGCGCTTTCAATAAAGCCAAGCGAATAACCTCGCCGTCCCACTCTTTGAGCAGGTCATGGATAAGGGTCACATTCCCCAAACTTTTGGACATTTTTTCGCTACCCATATTCAGAAACTCATTATGAATCCAGAATTTGGCAAATGTCTTTGTGTCATTGGCACAGCAGCTTTGCGCGATTTCGTTTTCGTGATGCGGGAATTTCAAATCCACGCCGCCGCAATGAATATCAATAGTTTCGCCCAAGGTCGCCTTGGCCATGGCGGAACATTCAATATGCCAGCCCGGACGCCCTTTTCCAAAAGGCGCGTCCCATCCCACGCCGTCCAGTTCAGGTTTCCATAACACGAAATCGGCGCTATTCCTTTTGCGGGCAGTTTCGCCTTCGCCGACACGGTCGCCGCCTTTTAGCGCCTTTAGGGAATTGCCAGAGAGCTTTCCATAATCATCATATTTCGACACATCAAAAAAGACATGACCATCCGATTCATAAGCAAAGTCTTTTTCAATTAATTCCGAAATCATCTCTATCATATGCGGAATATGGACGGTTGCTTTGGGTTGATGGGTGGGCGGTAAACAGCCAATCGCGGCGAGGTCTTCATTATAGATGCGGGCATATTTTTCGGTGATGTCAGAAATCGGCACGCCTTGCTCTTTGGCGCTGGCGATAATTTTGTCATCCACATCGGTGATATTGCGCGCATAGACAACATGGTCTTCGCCGTAAATATGGCGCAATACGCGGAATAACACATCCGCCACCACGGCGGCGCGAGCATTGCCGATATGAGCATAGCTATAAACCGTTGGGCCGCAATTATACATCGTCACCCGTTTTGGATCTTGGGGTGTGAAGTCCTCTTTGCGCCGCGTCAGCGAATTATAGAGCGTTAATTGTGGTTGTTCCGTCATGACAAGACGGTCTAATGTTTTACCATGAAAAGGCAACAAATCATCGCGGCTGTTTTAGCGCTTATCGTTCTGGCCGTCGCCACATTCCAAGCAAGCCGCCCCGATGCAGGACAACTCAAGTTCAAGGTTCGTGATAATATTGCCTATGGTTATGGCGGGACGAATAGCCGGTCATATGGCGTGGTTAAAAAATTGGTCCAAGACCATCCTCAAGTTGACACCATAGTTTTGAAACATATGCCGGGCACCCAAGATGCGGTGACGAACCTAAAAATCGCGCGAAATATTCGCAAAGCTGGATTGAAAACCCACCTAGAGAGTCGCTCCTTTATTGCGTCTGGCGCTGTAGATTTATTCCTCGCCGGGACAGAACGCACTATGGAGTGCGGGGCAATGATTGGCGTACATACGCATTATGTCCTCGCCAAAGGGGGCCTTGTCCGCGGAAAATCTTATCACCCGCGCAATACAGGCTATGATAGCCTCGGGGCCCATGTTCAAAAGTTTCATATCGATATGGGCATTAGTCCAGACTTTTATGCTTTTACCCGCGACGCCGCTTTGCCCGAAGAGCTCTATTACTTAACGCCCGCTGATATTGCGCGGTTCGGCCTGCTGACGACGCCATTAAATTGCCCATAACGGGCTTCCTTAACGCAGTTTAACCCAACGGTAGGGGAACCAAACAGAGTTTCAGCTATAGTTTCTTTAACTCTGATGCGGGTGGCTAACATCCGTACTATTCGCATCAGAGACTGAATTTAAGCGTTTTGGTGAATATCGCCAATCTATTATGGAGACGACATGACACATTTAAAAACATTTTTGGTAACAGCGGCAGCGAGCTTAGCCTTGGCTTCACCGGCCTTTGCAGATGGCCATATGGAATCAAAAGCCAAAGTCGAAGCCTCGGCCAAAGTTGATGCAAAAATTAAAACAATGTGGGAGAATATGTCGGCCACTGAAAAAGCCGAGCATCAAGCCAAGATGCTATCGATGTCATCTGATGAAAAAGCGGCTTATAAAATGAAGCTGCTTCATAAGACAAAGCTCAACTCTATGACGCCAGAGGAAAGAGCCGCCTATAAGCAGAAGAAAATGAAAAAAATGTCTGCTGATGGTAAAATGACCATGAAAGACAAAATGCATACAATGACCGATGCCGAGAAGGAGGCGCACAAAGCCAAAATGATGAATATGACAGATATGGAAAAAAAGGCGCATAAAAAGAGCCTCATGTCTGCGCCAAGCGTTATGCAAAAATCATCAACCAATACACAAATCACAACGAGCGTAAGCTGCCCAGCTGGTACGACGGCTCAGCCTGATAACACATGTTTGATTACAGGTGATTTTGCGCCAAAAGGCTAGGGCATAACCGCTTTAGGCCCTTTAGTCCGTCAAACGACTGACCAACAACCTCTAAAACGGGGCACACCCAGAACAGGGCACAGTTAAGACGGGGCACATAAAGAGAAAGACAGGGTTCCCCCTGTCTTTTTTTATGTCTTTTTTTATGCCATTTTATGACTTTGTTTGACCTTTATATTGGTACTCTGCCCAAGCCTCCCTATATCCTGCATAGTTAGATTACAGC
Proteins encoded in this region:
- a CDS encoding alkaline phosphatase, which gives rise to MPFFLPSAKRIGLLCTLGLTFSQLACAPQVSEKTNSASESAKLSSADAQKKLKKSENNSAKNIILFVGDGMGVSTVTAARIFDGQSQGKSGEENTLAFEEFQNVALIKTYNTNSQVPDSAGTATAMMSGYKTNIGAVNVLPKKTADEMLISSCQEKADLPTLTDKAKSKAMSVGIISTARLTHATPASMYGHSVSRDWEAEKDITDDIGTLGCKSLSQQLVESQVDLALGGGSKEFTDEQLSQWPGKVVTTAADMQKSGDEKLLGLFNRSHMSFEADRADTEEPSLSDMTAFAIERLSNNEDGYVLMVEAGRIDHAHHGTNAFRALKDTQALNEAVKTALAKTGDDTLIVVTADHSHVFTMAGYPTRGNPILGLVKTTDRKTGEPSADYVMAEDGKPYTTLGYHNGPNQRTDDSPALTDNMVQSPDFHQQTSIPLGSETHGGEDVPLYATGPGAEYFRGVMEQDEIGQILGDIIANQK
- a CDS encoding FAD-dependent oxidoreductase, which codes for MNYVERYAYQRFAGHSQNILNLQAAVQMFRLSLFWGLAIPRGMVTKPQNNAPHILIIGAGLIGLSTADALQRRGAKVTITEARPKPMRGTSYSNSGMVHPSQARPWGAALSSVPDDPDFERASKAVFDLARMSQDLLRQNIQDLSKTDALSQDVLSQSGSCYQIFEQSEPAYAAKEKYEALGVQTALMSDHEKTLGYLALHFPDDFGANAFTYGQALAARLAENGAVFIYDAGDLRLRMGRSPSGGEAVTAQLRGHIFHADHIIICAGPQSGEVLSQLDIVLPLVNKRGFAVNFDKPDMVLPQAPIMDAQTHSALTVLGETLRFSGTLGEQSAHPLLKRWYHLVPDIMRRLAPAREVWSGLRPLSPVGRPYIGPLSRSNLWVNTGHGHMGWTLCAGSGALMADMVLEGVEDARFALSE
- a CDS encoding alkylphosphonate utilization protein — encoded protein: MSPCPLCDAAPATIAHTLSEAPSPMEIILCETCDAHRVMPIEHSDYWQCLTTSMWSEDLAVQVTAYRLLRQLSGETWAQDALDMLYIEEDVKIWAEAGVPVMNTTPTRDSNGTILQAGDNVTLIKDLPVKGAGFTAKRGTAVRGISLTDNPEHIEGRVNGQRIVLVAAFLKKS
- the cysS gene encoding cysteine--tRNA ligase; this encodes MTEQPQLTLYNSLTRRKEDFTPQDPKRVTMYNCGPTVYSYAHIGNARAAVVADVLFRVLRHIYGEDHVVYARNITDVDDKIIASAKEQGVPISDITEKYARIYNEDLAAIGCLPPTHQPKATVHIPHMIEMISELIEKDFAYESDGHVFFDVSKYDDYGKLSGNSLKALKGGDRVGEGETARKRNSADFVLWKPELDGVGWDAPFGKGRPGWHIECSAMAKATLGETIDIHCGGVDLKFPHHENEIAQSCCANDTKTFAKFWIHNEFLNMGSEKMSKSLGNVTLIHDLLKEWDGEVIRLALLKAHYRSELQWSEDLLKESKANLDRWYRNLLKIREIAALPESERRGLHYSNKRLLAIRRKNRNSSMYDDLDTVQVFYQMLNEDKELTYYFSAPPLNEFSQTSAAEDAETFLVRANLLGLLQKDPEDWFKGGASADEEADFNAIANRRAEARKAKDWAAADAARDEAKALGIVLEDNPDGTTTWRKA